One Microplitis demolitor isolate Queensland-Clemson2020A chromosome 2, iyMicDemo2.1a, whole genome shotgun sequence DNA segment encodes these proteins:
- the LOC103578048 gene encoding E3 ubiquitin ligase Rnf157: MGSLTSRQNAGVEEVDIVSNHAYKYPPRSGNYFGSHFIMGGERFDTPQPEAYLFGENADLNFLGSRPTPFPYPPPQANDPTKTLKSLVNIRKESLRLTKSIDPAPTSSESNDTINAIKHFGEGDVDKKTTRFNIEFTFDCDVRCAITVYYFCTEEITAKGVSYVPRDPSMNSETYHYKKGANQQFIQTSHVFDPSLYNEEDLLYNTDREIVPIAIHCVAEEGSEEPKQSHTTIAVVEKQSDGSYILKALKQKLYVDGLCYLLQEIYGIENKNTENTKQQGSDEDAEDNGSECVICMCDVRDTLILPCRHLCLCYGCADSLRYQANNCPICRAPFRALLQIKALQKATGAIISNPPMPEGSCENIPSGYEAVSLIEALNGPYTPRVVVPAPESPDTPDTDTASAIQAAEVLNRSAERTPVSKHTGLKDGETIVGARSSSATPCPTPEFRMSVLLARDETVASQKELHGRSPGMRNKTSHPRDKNSRTRDTLRLVNEKQPAHYDPQGQDEDSEAEKLSPLLDSATSADGQSHHRICDLDIDDELTTGVNENDSEINCNSH; the protein is encoded by the exons ATGGGCTCGTTGACAAGCAGACAGAATGCTGGAGTTGAAGAAGTTGACATTGTGTCAAATCATGCATACAAGTATCCACCGCgatcag GAAATTATTTTGGAAGCCACTTCATTATGGGAGGCGAAAGATTTGACACTCCGCAGCCAGAAGCATATTTATTTGGAGAGAACGCTGATTTGAATTTCTTAGGAAGCAGGCCGACACCTTTCCCGTACCCGCCACCGCAGGCCAATGACCCGACGAAGACTCTGAAGAGTTTGGTCAACATTAGGAAGGAATCCTTGAGATTAACCAAGAGCATTGATCCAGCGCCGACTTCCTCGGAGTCAAATGACACCATCAATGCAATAAAACACTTTGGTGAAGGtgatgttgataaaaaaaccaCGAGGTTCAACATCGAGTTCACTTTTGACTGCGATGTCAGATGCGCTAttactgtttattatttttgtacggAAGAAATCACCGCCAAAGGAGTAtc ATACGTGCCAAGAGACCCATCAATGAACTCAGAGACGTATCACTACAAAAAAGGAGCTAACCAACAGTTTATTCAGACCTCACATGTCTTCGACCCGAGTCTTTACAATGAAGAAGATTTGCTTTATAATACGGACAGGGAGATTGTGCCGATAGCGATCCATTGCGTGGCTGAGGAAGGCTCTGAAGAGCCCAAGCAGTCTCACACGACGATAGCGGTCGTCGAGAAACAGTCTGATGGGTCATACATCCTGAAGGCTCTGAAGCAAAAGCTGTACGTGGATGGTCTCTGCTATTTGCTGCAGGAGATTTACgggatagaaaataaaaataccgagAATACCAAGCAGCAGGGCAGTGACGAAGATGCTGAGGACAATGGATCAGAGTGCGTTATCTGCATGTGCGATGTCCGCGACACATTGATCCTGCCTTGCAGGCATCTGTGTCTCTGCTACGGGTGCGCTGACTCTTTGAGGTATCAAGCCAACAATTGTCCAATATGTCGCGCACCATTTCGTGCTCTTTTGCAAATAAAAGCACTGCAGAAAGCTACTGGAGCCATTATTTCAAATCCTCCGATGCCTGAA ggCAGCTGTGAAAATATTCCATCTGGTTACGAAGCTGTGTCACTGATCGAAGCTTTAAATGGACCATATACTCCAAGAGTTGTTGTCCCAGCTCCAGAATCTCCAGATACTCCTGACACGGATACTGCCAGTGCAATTCAGGCTGCTGAAGTTTTAAACAG ATCTGCAGAACGAACGCCGGTGTCGAAGCACACGGGTCTAAAAGACGGAGAAACGATTGTGGGTGCGAGGTCCAGCAGCGCGACTCCCTGTCCAACACCAGAGTTCCGCATGTCTGTGCTTCTGGCGAGAGACGAGACCGTCGCGTCACAGAAGGAATTGCATGGACGATCCCCTGGTATGAGGAACAAAACCAGTCATCCGCGTGATAAGAACTCCAGGACTCGGGATACTCTGAGACTCGTTAATGAAAAACAGCCTGCTCACTACgac CCCCAAGGACAAGACGAAGACAGCGAAGCTGAAAAATTGTCCCCGCTCCTAGACTCCGCCACCAGTGCTGACGGGCAGTCTCATCATCGCATCTGCGACCTGGACATCGACGACGAGCTCACCACCGGAGTTAATGAGAACGATAgtgaaataaattgtaattccCATTGA
- the LOC103578049 gene encoding 60S ribosomal protein L10: protein MGRRPARCYRYCKNKPYPKSRFCRGVPDPKIRIFDLGKKKASVEDFPLCVHLVSDEYEQLSSEALEAGRICCNKYMVKNAGKDQFHIRMRLHPFHVIRINKMLSCAGADRLQTGMRGAFGKPQGTVARVNIGQPIMSVRSSDRHKASVIEALRRAKFKFPGRQKIYVSKKWGFTKYERAEYEELKNAGRLAPDGCNVKYLPEHGPLSEWKKFRVLLANN, encoded by the exons ATGGGTCGTCGTCCAGCTAGGTG ttatCGCTACTGCAAAAACAAGCCGTACCCAAAATCCCGGTTTTGTCGAGGAGTTCCAGACCCCAAGATCCGTATTTTCGATCTCGGTAAAAAGAAAGCCAGCGTGGAAGATTTTCCACTTTGTGTCCATCTAGTTTCCGATGAGTATGAACAGTTGAGTTCCGAAGCTCTTGAGGCAGGACGTATTTGCTGTAACAAATACATGGTAAAGAATGCTGGCAAGGACCAGTTCCACATTCGTATGAGATTACATCCGTTCCATGTCATCCGAATTAACAAAATGTTGTCATGTGCTGGAGCTgatag ACTCCAGACCGGTATGAGAGGCGCTTTCGGCAAACCCCAAGGTACCGTTGCTCGTGTCAATATCGGACAGCCAATCATGAGCGTCCGGTCATCCGACCGTCACAAGGCTTCAGTCATCGAAGCATTGCGTCGTGCCAAGTTCAAGTTCCCCGGACGTCAAAAGATCTACGTCTCCAAGAAATGGGGATTTACAAAATACGAACGTGCAGAGTATGAAGAATTAAAGAACGCTGGACGTCTTGCACCAGACGGTTGCAACGTTAAATATCTACCAGAACACGGCCCGCTGTCAGAATGGAAAAAGTTCCGCGTACTTTTggccaataattaa
- the LOC103578050 gene encoding CUE domain-containing protein 1 produces MASAAEQQQTTLEFYQAMADFKNMFPQMDDDVIEAVLRSNQGAVDTTIDQLLAMSTDNENEKIRSELEQSDGSTDSSPKAAVHQEVLVGVDAPDAKQSKSSNKWKPPLLGPLPDSFLRIPQQILEDAHDPVAQENSLLEDERIAMFLQNEEFMSELRWNEDFLNTLEHDSKLHGSEKCSGTDEDLFRERLKNMGKVSRRKFAQLTKVFTRTKKRGGRQLLPPTASCDDLLDPEDSRSQS; encoded by the exons atggcatCGGCAGCTGAGCAACAACAAACGAcacttgaattttatcaagCGATGGctgatttcaaaaatatgtttcCTCAAATGGATGATGATGTCATTGAA GCCGTGCTGAGGTCGAATCAGGGAGCGGTAGACACGACTATTGATCAGTTGCTGGCAATGAGCACAGACAATGAGAACGAAAAGATCCGCAGCGAACTGGAACAAAGTGACGGTTCCACAGACTCATCGCCCAAAGCTGCCGTTCATCAGGAGGTTCTCGTTGGTGTCGACGCCCCTGACGCAAAGCAATCAAAGAGCAGCAACAAGTGGAAGCCTCCACTGCTGGGACCGCTGCCGGATTCGTTTCTCAGAATTCCCCAGCAGATTCTCGAAGACGCGCATGACCCTGTGGCTCAAGAGAACTCTTTACTGGAAGACGAGAGGATCGCCATGTTTTTACAGAATGAGGAATTTATGAGTGAGCTGAGATGGAATGAAGACTTTTTAAATACTCTGGAGCATG aTTCAAAGTTACATGGATCCGAAAAATGCAGCGGAACAGACGAAGATTTATTCAGAgaacgtttaaaaaatatgggaAAAGTGTCGCGACGTAAATTTGCTCAATTGACTAAAGTATTTACACGTACTAAGAAACGAGGCGGACGTCAATTATTACCACCGACAGCATCCTGTGACGATCTTCTTGACCCTGAGGACTCGAGGTCTCAAAGTTAA
- the LOC103578052 gene encoding WASH complex subunit 4 gives MIESPGWSTDRDKEIHKAAGNVQLRKYSKLFNRLSEDWYESKSSINYIIEGPIRLTCHCNEEEGLMSLVEMENKNLSKLLATVAATCREIRLLKQESEHHYTKLFNHGEKSDKDTDNYNFNSLLTDCQDLSLYVNRIMSVIHLTVQQLSSLTTSTNEIYLPALIEHLVDLFVIMVTLDEIVDSLPMILDQWKKYRIQVRSVMHNPGKFSINESKLLTFDKLLKDLHNQLLTRNLFFKAIDHVMDVKKSPTMNDHLISYLKNILSDVESKLTSVCLINRSWIRLNVGLVVSVKLFGVSDKKLIKKLCDVNKKLYAVTLVGNIVWVPSKFLADYIGSEAGTVNNTVGERVLSVRMQKLSVTCGGLINKSMQWCVEAKNLLCGTEFQISDIKKQYLLIKEVVSLMVQINEQVSFITNVHAALAKPMNRSTVQLICRMIEVQRTLEMTVHSLGPMVVQAQSRGLQYLSYEILVILENARKGLIQKDQGYSREKLDALSLTCLSMKLVNGPGSADRRLIVRCALSCVRQLADAFKDEEVIKLKQKLDDYDIIADLHANIAEACDYSVLLHHQSMIPAYFMCVAESTQDISHLVHLLNAFNSAVIRQEPSELTATRVSELKEAVVKFILEPACREIETSLRLHVHAHLKLDTTNPFKVGAKDAGRIVRSLPLPIAGNLISAKRFVEHYLDDIFYNLTTVALHDWKTYKTMHALAKYKLGLDSVQNHLPTQTLEQGLDALEIMRNIHVFVSKYLYNLNTQTFIEHTSTNKHLNTIGIRHTANSIRTHGTGIMSTTVNFVYQFLRVKLHTFSQFLFDEHIKSRLLKDIRFIKSQRERDLTPYTYERAEKFQKGIRKLGMSNDLSYLDHFRQLITQIGNALGYVRLIRSGGLHACANAVSFLPDINTPAFETAAKELKYSETSQAAAKRLDDDIGNLVRNFTEGIQYFKLLVDVFASAFRDTKSHHLQQFYAIIPPLTLSFVDNAVANKEKIFKKNKDGAAFTDDGFAMGIAYINALLEQSAELDGLQWFETVNAHLNREKKLAESIEGDDEKLQQTRALTLKRLAERSAEFQLLYYSLSGARVFFKQSDY, from the coding sequence atgattgaatcACCAGGATGGAGCACCGACAGGGACAAGGAGATCCATAAAGCTGCTGGTAATGTGCAATTAcgtaaatacagtaaattatttaatcgctTGAGTGAAGACTGGTACGAGAGTAAGTCTTCAATAAATTACATCATCGAGGGGCCAATCCGGTTGACCTGTCACTGCAATGAGGAAGAAGGTCTGATGTCTCTAGTAGAAATGGAGAACAAGAATCTGTCAAAATTACTGGCTACTGTTGCGGCTACTTGTCGAGAAATCCGGTTGCTTAAACAGGAATCGGAGCATCATTACACGAAACTCTTCAATCATGGGGAGAAAAGTGACAAGGACACtgataattacaatttcaATTCTCTGCTGACAGACTGCCAGGATTTGTCGCTGTATGTCAACAGGATAATGTCTGTGATTCATCTGACAGTCCAGCAGCTCTCGAGCTTGACCACCAGCACCAACGAGATCTACCTGCCGGCACTGATTGAGCACCTGGTGGACTTGTTTGTCATCATGGTAACCTTGGACGAGATCGTCGACTCGCTTCCGATGATCCTCGACCAGTGGAAGAAGTACCGGATCCAAGTGCGCTCGGTGATGCACAACCCCGGCAAGTTTTCGATAAACGAGTCCAAGCTACTGACCTTCGATAAGCTGCTGAAGGATCTGCACAATCAGCTGCTGACCAGGAACTTGTTTTTCAAAGCCATTGATCATGTGATGGACGTGAAGAAGAGCCCGACGATGAATGATCATCTGataagttatttgaaaaatattctcaGTGACGTAGAATCGAAACTAACGAGCGTTTGTCTGATCAACAGGTCCTGGATACGTTTGAATGTCGGGCTGGTGGTTTCTGTCAAGCTATTTGGAGTCTCTGATAAGAAACTGATCAAGAAACTTTGCGAtgtcaacaaaaaattgtATGCGGTGACGTTGGTAGGGAACATCGTCTGGGTTCCGAGCAAGTTTCTGGCGGATTATATTGGCAGCGAAGCGGGGACTGTAAATAATACAGTGGGAGAGCGAGTTCTGAGTGTCAGGATGCAGAAGTTATCAGTAACTTGCGGGGgattaataaacaaatcaatgCAATGGTGTGTAGAAGCTAAAAATTTACTCTGTGGGACCGAGTTCCAGATAtctgatataaaaaaacagtATTTGCTGATAAAGGAAGTGGTTTCTCTGATGGTGCAGATAAACGAGCAGGTATCGTTCATCACGAACGTCCACGCGGCTCTCGCGAAACCCATGAACAGAAGCACTGTCCAGCTTATTTGCAGAATGATTGAAGTCCAGCGTACTCTGGAGATGACTGTGCACTCGCTGGGCCCCATGGTGGTGCAGGCGCAGAGTCGCGGGCTTCAGTATCTGAGCTACGAGATCCTGGTGATACTGGAGAATGCGCGCAAAGGACTGATCCAAAAAGACCAAGGCTACAGTAGAGAAAAATTGGACGCCTTGTCACTGACTTGTCTGAGCATGAAACTGGTCAACGGGCCCGGCTCCGCTGATCGCAGACTAATCGTCAGATGCGCGCTGTCCTGCGTCAGACAACTCGCGGACGCATTCAAAGATGAGGAAGTGATAAAACTAAAGCAGAAGCTCGATGACTATGACATTATCGCTGATTTGCATGCGAACATTGCCGAAGCTTGCGATTACTCGGTCTTGTTGCATCACCAGTCGATGATTCCCGCATATTTCATGTGCGTCGCCGAGAGCACGCAGGACATAAGTCATCTAGTCCATCTTCTTAATGCCTTCAACAGCGCAGTGATTCGCCAGGAACCCTCAGAGCTGACCGCGACCCGAGTCAGCGAGCTTAAGGAGGCCGTGGTAAAGTTTATCCTAGAACCAGCTTGCAGGGAAATAGAAACAAGTCTCCGGCTTCACGTCCACGCCCATCTGAAGCTCGACACCACGAACCCCTTCAAGGTGGGAGCTAAAGATGCGGGGAGAATCGTCAGATCTCTACCGCTACCGATCGCGGGCAACTTGATCAGCGCCAAGAGATTTGTTGAGCATTACCTAGATGACATATTTTACAATCTTACCACCGTTGCTCTGCACGACTGGAAGACTTACAAGACGATGCACGCCCTGGCTAAATACAAACTGGGTCTCGACTCGGTCCAGAACCACTTACCCACTCAGACTCTGGAGCAGGGTCTAGATGCGCTGGAGATAATGCGCAACATCCATGTCTTTGTTTCAAAGTATCTTTACAATTTAAACACTCAGACATTCATCGAGCACACTAGCACGAACAAACATTTGAATACAATCGGGATTCGTCATACTGCTAACTCAATCCGCACACATGGTACGGGAATAATGAGCACGACAGTTAATTTTGTGTACCAGTTTCTGCGCGTAAAGCTTCATACCTTCTCCCAGTTTTTGTTTGATGAGCACATAAAGTCTAGACTGTTGAAGGACATCAGGTTCATCAAGAGTCAAAGGGAACGTGACTTGACGCCGTATACTTACGAGCGGGCTGAGAAATTTCAGAAAGGGATACGTAAGTTGGGAATGTCTAATGACCTCAGCTACCTGGACCACTTCCGTCAGCTGATAACCCAGATCGGAAACGCCCTGGGATACGTAAGACTGATTAGATCTGGAGGACTCCATGCTTGTGCCAACGCGGTGTCTTTCCTCCCGGACATCAACACACCGGCATTCGAAACCGCAGCCAAGGAGTTGAAATACTCGGAGACCAGTCAAGCAGCAGCTAAGAGACTGGACGACGACATTGGAAACCTGGTAAGGAATTTCACTGAAGGGATTCAGTACTTTAAGCTGTTGGTTGATGTCTTTGCTTCGGCGTTCCGGGATACCAAGTCCCATCACCTGCAGCAGTTTTACGCGATAATTCCGCCGTTGACGCTGAGTTTTGTTGACAACGCGGTGGCGAACaaggaaaaaatattcaagaagaATAAGGACGGCGCCGCGTTCACTGATGACGGGTTCGCGATGGGCATTGCCTATATAAATGCTCTGTTGGAGCAAAGTGCCGAGCTGGACGGGTTGCAGTGGTTCGAAACCGTCAATGCACACTTGAACCGGGAGAAAAAACTGGCAGAGAGCATCGAAGGCGATGATGAAAAACTTCAGCAGACAAGAGCGCTGACGCTAAAGAGACTCGCGGAAAGAAGTGCCGAGTTCCAGTTGCTCTACTACAGTCTATCTGGTGcaagagttttttttaagcagtcagattattaa
- the LOC103578051 gene encoding cell cycle checkpoint protein RAD17, translating into MPPIKKMKSNSGWLDLDMDFSPSDPPPRKETKKPRQEPMDLDYIDTLTVTRRRDQTSSLAALLEACDPQKSSELAVSKQKQNELSDWLIEKALPGVPRILVLSGPSGCGKTAALKVLAKENKFDIIEWITPADSAANINDNYMTIKQADKFSDFFIRATRYNSVLSNQSNRKLLLVKDIPNVYFFDKESFYDLLTQYYELGTHPLVFICPDSEASRVQQSLFPAEIVERYNIDKINVNATTPAAMKNMLKRVTAILNAKARHMLHVTQHNIDEVLSNSIGDVRSTLLNVIFTSLKVPGRQATSHCELREESLGLLHGVGRVINPKREPSDKSPGSWKFVHDPDDIASYFQSHASVFLHFLHENYLNTMEKIEYVDVASDIMSLSDTLFSEWRDPNLTKLNLSLCIRGLMVSNETPVLRWNPVRKPKSSETKHQRDLNVAEERYYRSIIRPKAVKDPPNLETIIEAVD; encoded by the exons ATGcctccgataaaaaaaatg aAAAGTAACAGCGGATGGCTGGATCTGGACATGGATTTCAGTCCAAGTGACCCACCACCGCGGAAGGAGACCAAGAAGCCCAGACAGGAGCCAATGGACCTAGATTACATTGATACTCTGACAGTAACCAGACGTAGAGATCAAACCAGCAGTCTAGCGGCACTTCTCGAGGCCTGTGATCCCCAGAAGTCATCAGAGTTAGCTGTCAGTAAGCAGAAGCAGAACGAACTGTCAGATTGGCTGATAGAGAAAGCTCTGCCTGGTGTTCCTCGAATCCTCGTGCTCTCCGGACCCTCTGGTTGTGGAAAAACAGCAGCTTTGAAGGTCCTCGCCAAGGAGAACAAGTTCGACATCATCGAGTGGATCACTCCCGCCGACTCGGCTGCTAACATCAATGACAATTACATGACAATCAAACAAGCTGATAAATtttccgatttttttattcgcgcTACCAGATACAACTCAGTTCTGAGCAACCAATCAAACCGCAAGCTCCTGCTTGTCAAAGATATTccaaatgtatatttttttgacaaggAAAGCTTCTACGATCTTCTAAC GCAGTATTACGAACTTGGAACCCATCCCCTAGTATTTATTTGTCCAGACTCAGAAGCCAGCAGAGTCCAGCAGTCGCTATTCCCAGCTGAAATAGTTGAAAGGTACAACATTGACAAAATAAACGTCAACGCAACGACTCCAGCGGCAATGAAGAACATGCTGAAGCGGGTCACCGCGATCCTCAACGCGAAAGCCCGGCATATGTTGCACGTAACTCAGCACAACATTGACGAGGTCTTGTCTAACAGCATCGGCGATGTCCGGAGCACGTTGCTGAATGTCATCTTCACCTCCCTCAAAGTTCCCGGTCGACAAGCGACCAGTCACTGCGAGCTCCGCGAGGAAAGTCTGGGTCTCCTGCATGGGGTCGGGAGAGTAATCAACCCCAAACGCGAACCCAGTGACAAGTCACCAGGGTCCTGGAAGTTCGTTCACGATCCTGATGACATCGCCTCGTACTTCCAGTCCCATGCCAGTGTCTTCCTGCACTTTTTgcatgaaaattatttgaacacAATGGAAAAAATAGAGTACGTTGATGTCGCCTCAGATATTATGAGTTTATCTGACACTTTGTTCAGTGAATGGCGG gATCCAAATcttactaaattaaatttatcactttgTATTCGTGGGTTGATGGTCAGCAATGAGACTCCAGTGTTGCGATGGAATCCCGTACGTAAACCAAAATCATCTGAAACTAAAca tcaaagAGACCTGAATGTCGCCGAAGAACGTTATTACAGATCAATAATACGCCCCAAGGCTGTAAAAGATCCACCGAACCTAGAGACCATCATCGAAGCAGTTGATTAA